A region from the Salicibibacter cibarius genome encodes:
- a CDS encoding acyl-CoA synthetase, which produces MNYQALVETFSWEEVEKKFDWQSGDDINMAHLVCDRWAEEPDRIAIYWEDASGNKQTWTYEKLRQKSNQMAHALKHLGVKKGDRVAGLLGKDMELIISVLATWKIGAIYVPLFTAFGPDAIMHRTTDSGVSFLITNREQMSKLEDQNTSFQVLLTDGLTNEGKTFWEFVEAFPNDYVLERTTEMDPSVIQYTSGTTGLPKGAVSTHKSVISLYPYMRYALNIDDEDIFFGGADMGWSYGLMACTFVPLSFGIPILVYKGPFDVEKIYQLLDEYNVTNFTYAPTAYRMMMAAGPELIKNYNIQTKKFSSAGEPLNAEVVRFFENNFGTAIYDHYGSTESGMIVNNYNITDMVVKPGSMGLPLPGYRVRLIDNQGNVVKNGETGEIAIDTTDQDLNFMGYWNNPKKTEGKYLGKWFLTGDLAKQDEEGYFWFDGRSDDVITSAGYRIGPTEVESSLMEHPAVVETAVVGKPDKAKGEIVKAYVVLSDSYQPSEELSKELMTYVKEKLSKHQYPREVEFLENLPKTQSGKIQRYLLRKQE; this is translated from the coding sequence ATGAATTATCAAGCGTTGGTTGAAACTTTTTCTTGGGAAGAGGTAGAGAAAAAATTTGATTGGCAATCCGGTGATGACATTAATATGGCTCATTTAGTTTGTGATCGGTGGGCAGAGGAACCGGATCGAATTGCAATTTATTGGGAAGATGCTTCAGGTAACAAACAGACATGGACGTATGAAAAGTTGAGGCAAAAATCCAATCAAATGGCACATGCTTTAAAACATCTTGGCGTTAAAAAAGGTGATCGAGTAGCAGGTCTTTTAGGGAAAGACATGGAGCTCATCATCTCAGTTTTGGCCACATGGAAAATTGGCGCTATATACGTTCCATTGTTTACAGCATTCGGACCGGACGCCATTATGCATCGTACGACGGACTCAGGCGTCAGTTTCTTAATTACGAATCGTGAACAGATGAGTAAACTCGAAGATCAAAATACTTCTTTTCAAGTACTATTAACGGATGGTTTAACGAATGAAGGAAAGACTTTCTGGGAATTTGTTGAAGCTTTCCCTAATGACTATGTGCTTGAACGAACCACCGAGATGGACCCATCCGTCATTCAATACACCTCAGGGACGACGGGCCTTCCAAAGGGCGCGGTGAGCACTCATAAAAGCGTCATAAGTTTGTATCCATATATGAGATACGCATTAAATATAGACGATGAAGATATCTTTTTTGGTGGGGCGGATATGGGCTGGTCCTATGGTTTAATGGCTTGTACCTTTGTCCCGTTAAGTTTTGGAATACCTATTCTCGTCTATAAAGGTCCTTTTGATGTGGAGAAAATTTATCAGCTTTTGGACGAATATAATGTCACAAACTTCACGTACGCACCGACCGCATACAGAATGATGATGGCGGCAGGTCCAGAACTTATTAAAAACTACAATATACAAACGAAAAAATTCAGCAGCGCAGGTGAGCCATTAAATGCTGAGGTTGTTCGTTTTTTTGAAAATAATTTTGGCACGGCGATTTATGACCATTACGGTTCAACCGAGTCCGGAATGATTGTGAATAATTATAATATAACAGATATGGTCGTAAAACCCGGGTCTATGGGGTTACCACTACCGGGTTATCGTGTACGATTGATAGACAATCAGGGGAATGTCGTGAAAAATGGTGAAACAGGGGAAATCGCCATTGATACAACAGATCAAGACCTTAACTTTATGGGATATTGGAACAATCCAAAAAAAACAGAAGGCAAGTATTTAGGCAAATGGTTCTTAACAGGCGATCTTGCAAAACAGGATGAGGAAGGCTATTTCTGGTTTGACGGGCGGTCGGATGATGTTATTACCAGTGCCGGTTACAGGATTGGGCCGACTGAGGTGGAGAGTAGCCTCATGGAACATCCCGCGGTGGTAGAAACAGCCGTTGTCGGAAAACCGGATAAAGCAAAAGGCGAGATTGTAAAAGCGTACGTAGTGCTTAGCGATTCCTATCAACCATCAGAAGAATTGTCAAAAGAATTGATGACGTATGTAAAGGAGAAATTATCGAAACATCAGTATCCCAGAGAAGTAGAATTTCTGGAAAACCTGCCTAAAACACAGAGTGGAAAAATTCAGCGTTATCTATTAAGAAAACAAGAATAG